One Helianthus annuus cultivar XRQ/B chromosome 12, HanXRQr2.0-SUNRISE, whole genome shotgun sequence genomic region harbors:
- the LOC110893369 gene encoding F-box/kelch-repeat protein At3g17530-like, whose amino-acid sequence MADLPTHTIVFEILTRLPAKDVGRSKSVCKQWYALLSTQDFVKIHCSRSVVSSNQRVLLIDDLTCSVRPIISNNNDYGPSSTVTFPFHHQNNDVSILSHLNGLLCVCLNHTYELLLWNPTTTAFKRLSTPDSHGFYINNLDAIGLYVDADDDYKVLHIKRRSGVLGVYVYSREVDSWRNIPFITRQEYLSPHFNWSAGTFCGGTLYFTVCECWIGGTNVVICFDVNSEQFKEISFPPVPSNGMVQGVLVNVKNVLHMFASTGMFEMTIDLWTLQGDYWIKVLSCPPIPPISLSLWCDITHYVTNGNWFVMTKLGKLFTIEMDMKPFECFYPVSWFRGFKGAVIVQTIVSPSI is encoded by the coding sequence ATGGCTGACCTTCCTACTCATACAATCGTGTTTGAGATATTAACGAGGCTGCCAGCAAAGGATGTAGGTCGTTCTAAGAGTGTATGTAAGCAATGGTATGCGTTATTGTCAACACAAGATTTCGTAAAGATACATTGTTCTCGCTCAGTAGTTTCATCTAACCAGAGAGTTCTACTAATTGACGACCTAACGTGTTCTGTTCGTCCAATCATCTCTAATAACAATGACTATGGTCCAAGCTCAACAGTTACATTTCCATTCCATCACCAAAATAATGATGTCTCAATACTTTCACATTTGAACGGATTGTTGTGTGTTTGCTTGAATCATACATACGAGCTGcttctttggaatccaacaacTACTGCTTTCAAGCGTTTGTCAACCCCTGATTCTCATGGATTCTATATAAATAACCTTGATGCCATTGGTTTGTACGTTGACGCTGACGATGATTACAAGGTCTTGCATATAAAGCGTAGGAGTGGTGTACTTGGTGTCTATGTTTATTCTAGGGAAGTAGACTCTTGGAGAAATATTCCTTTTATAACAAGACAAGAGTACCTAAGCCCTCATTTCAATTGGTCAGCTGGCACATTTTGTGGTGGTACTCTATATTTCACTGTTTGCGAATGTTGGATTGGAGGTACGAATGTGGTGATTTGTTTTGATGTTAATTCGGAGCAGTTCAAGGAGATAAGCTTTCCACCCGTTCCTTCTAATGGAATGGTTCAAGGTGTTTTAGTTAATGTAAAAAATGTGCTTCACATGTTTGCTAGCACTGGCATGTTTGAGATGACAATTGACCTATGGACACTACAAGGGGATTACTGGATTAAGGTCTTATCATGTCCTCCGATCCCCCCGATATCATTGTCATTGTGGTGCGATATAACACATTATGTGACAAATGGTAATTGGTTTGTGATGACTAAATTAGGGAAGTTGTTTACAATTGAAATGGATATGAAGCCCTTCGAATGTTTTTATCCCGTTTCTTGGTTTCGAGGTTTTAAGGGTGCGGTGATTGTGCAGACCATTGTTTCACCAAGTATTTAG
- the LOC110895724 gene encoding phosphoglycerate mutase-like protein AT74H, translating into MSEQQQKFLPKRIILVRHGESAGNLDGSAYATTPDYKIPLTEAGIQQAKEAGKKIRDVISESGKWKACFYVSPYERTRSTLREIGRSFPRKRVIGVKEECRIREQDFGNFQITERMKIIKETREKFGRFFYRFPEGESAADVFDRVSSFLESLWRDIDTRLHHDPSDDLNIIIVSHGLASRVFLMKWFKWTVEQFEYLNNLNNCEFRVMQLGDSGEYSLAVHHSDEEMLEWGLSQQMINDQKCRATEKCQWLMDGLFDHLDTDSEDANNGDHNTDKID; encoded by the exons atgagTGAACAACAACAGAAATTCCTTCCGAAAAGAATCATATTGGTCCGTCACGGGGAGAGCGCGGGCAATCTGGACGGTTCAGCCTACGCCACCACACCAGATTACAAGATCCCACTCACCGAAGCCGGTATTCAACAGGCCAAAGAAGCCGGAAAAAAGATCCGGGATGTAATCTCCGAGTCCGGCAAGTGGAAGGCCTGCTTCTACGTGTCGCCTTATGAGCGAACCAGGTCAACCCTACGGGAGATCGGCCGATCCTTCCCTCGAAAGAGAGTAATTGGGGTTAAGGAGGAATGCAGAATTAGGGAACAGGATTTTGGGAATTTTCAGATTACTGAGAGGATGAAGATTATTAAGGAGACCAGAGAGAAATTTGGTAGATTCTTTTATCGCTTTCCCGAGGGCGAGTCCGCTGCTGATGTCTTTGATCGTGTTTCCA gCTTTCTTGAATCTTTATGGAGGGATATCGACACCAGGCTCCATCATGACCCCTCTGATGATTTAAATATAATCATAGTTTCACACGGGCTCGCTTCCCGAGTCTTTCTAATGAAGTGGTTCAAGTGGACAGTCGAACAATTTGAGTACCTAAACAATTTGAACAACTGTGAGTTTCGAGTAATGCAGTTAGGAGACAGTGGTGAGTACAGTCTTGCAGTTCACCATTCGGATGAAGAAATGCTGGAGTGGGGGCTCTCGCAGCAGATGATAAATGACCAAAAATGTCGAGCCACTGAGAAATGCCAATGGTTAATGGATGGTCTTTTTGACCATTTAGATACCGATTCTGAGGATGCTAACAATGGAGATCACAATACTGACAAAATAGATTGA